CGCTGTGGTCGTCCCACCCGCGCGTCTTCCTGGATTTCGATCACGACGGCCACGCCAAGTGCCCGTACTGCGGCACCCAGTACAAACTGGCGCCGGGCGTCGGGCTGGGCCACCACTGATCGGTTGAGGTGCCTATGGCAGCCGCCAGCGCCGCGTGCCGCGACATCGTCGAGTACAAAGCGCCTCTGTGGCTGCCCGGCGGGCACCTGCAAACGATCTACCCGGCGACCTGCATCGCCAAGCCGCCGGTCGCGTTCCGGCGCGAGCGCTGGGACACGCCCTGCGGCTTCGATTTCATCGACGTCGATTTCGCCGATGCCGGCGTCCCTGCGTCCGTTTCCACATCCGAGGCGGCGCCGTTCGTGCTGCTGTTCCACGGCCTGGAAGGCTCGTCCGACAGCCATTACGCGCGTTCGCTGATGGCGGCGGTCCACGCGCGCGGCTGGCATGGCGCGATCCCGCACTTTCGCGGCTGTTCGGGCGAAGCGAACCGGGCGCCACGCTTCTATCATTCCGGCGACTCGGAAGAGCTCGACTGGATCATCCGCCGCTTGCGCACCAGATACACGGGTCCGTTCTACGTGGCCGGCGTGTCGCTGGGCGGCAATGCCTTGCTGCGCTGGCTCGGCGAGCAGCAGCACGGCGCGGACATCGTCGACGCCGCCGTGGCGGTTTCGGCCCCGCTCGACCTGGCGGCCAGCGGCGCCGCGCTGTCGAGCGGCCTCAACCGCGTCTATACGCGCATGTTCCTGCAGACGCTCAAACCCAAGGCGCTGGCCAAGCTGGAGCATTTTCCCGGCCTGTTCGACCGCGCCCGCCTGCTGGCGGCCAAGGATTTGTACGCCTTCGATAACGTCGTCACGGCGCCGCTGCATGGTTTCCGCGACACCGACGACTACTGGCACCGCGCCAGCGCCAAGCACGTCCTGAACGACATCACCGTACCGACGCTGGTGCTCAACGCGCGCAACGATCCCTTCCTGCCGGGGCGGCATCTGCCATCCAGCGCCGCGCCCGCCGTCACGCTCGAGTACCCGGCCAGCGGCGGCCACGTCGGCTTTCCGACCGCCCCCTTCCCGGGGCGCATCGACTGGCTGGCGCAGCGCATCCTGCATTTTTTCGATACCGCGGCGGGCAAGGCCCCGGACCCTGTGCCGACCTGCGCGCCGGTCGCGACGCAGGTATGCCAAGCTTGATGCTAGTTAATGGGGCCTCGAAAACCGTCGCGAGCGGCAGCAATGTTGGTCGAGACGCGCAGCTGTACGAGAAGTACAGCGAGCATCGCAGGCCGACAGTGCAACGCGCAGTAGGTTTTCGAGGTTCCGAATGGACGATATCGTTAAACAGGCAATGACCAAATGGCCGAACGTGCCGCACTGCTACGGCTGGCTGGCGCTCGATGCGCGCGGCGTCTGGCGCATGCGCGACGAGGCGGCCCAGCAGGCCGACGCGCCCGGCGACAAGCTGAACAACACGGCGCTGGTCGGCTTCATCAACCGCAACTACCTGGCGGACGAGCGCGGCTGCTGGTATTTCCAGAACGGGCCGCAGCGGGTATTCATGAACCTGGAAGCCACGCCCTTCATCGCGCGCACCGACCCGGCCCAGGGCTTGGTGCTGCACACCGGCGAAGCGCTCGGCAGCCTGGAACAGGCGTGGCTGCTCGACAGCGGCGCCCTGCTCGTGCGCGCGGGCGCGCGTGTGGCCCAGCTGGACGATCGCGACGTCGCCCAGCTGCTGCGCTTCATCGAACTGGATGACCAGCCGGTCAGGGACGAGGCCTTGATGGCCTGGCTCGGCGGCGGCGCCGGCCGCCTGGTGCTGCGCTGGCAAGAGCACGCGATCGAGATCGAGCGCCTGGTCGCGGATGAGGCGCCGCGGCGCTTCGGCTTCGTGCGCCGGCCGGATCGCCTGGCGCAGCCTCAGGCTGGGCAGTAAGGGCTTATTGCCCGCGCCATGGATCGAAGGGCTGGCCCGGCAGGCGGTGGTTGAAGCTGCCGGTCGGATCGAAGTCCTGGTCGAGCGAGCGCCGTTTGGAAGACCCCGTCGCGCCCGGCGCCGCCGCTCCATCGGACGGTCCCGAGCCGCCGCTGGCCTCGACCTTGAAACGCGTACCGCCGCCGTTGGCGAAGTCATCGCCGCGTTCCTTCTTCTCTTTCTTTTCGTCCTTCTGGCGCTGCTGCAGCTCGCGCTCGCGCGCATCGATGACGGCCTGGTCGTAGAACGACACGTCCTTGGCCTTGCGCGCCAGGTTCAGCTGATCCACCGCGGCCGGCAACGCACCGCTCAGCACATAGGATTCGGCCAGCGCCATGTGCTGCAAGGCGATCTTGCCCTGCGCGGAATAAGTCTTGGCCAATTGATCGTAGAGCTTGGGCTCGGCGCGGTACTGCTGCACCTGGTCGCGCAGGAACTGGGCGGCCTGGTCCAGCTTGCCGTCGGCGATCAGCGCGGTCGCGTACTGGCGCGCGGCCATCCGCGACAGCGGGAATTTCTGGCGGGTCTGCTCCGCTTCCGCGACCGCCTGGTGTACGACGTCAGGCGGCTGGCCGGGCGCCAGCTTGATTTCGATGTCGAGGCTGGCGAACATCGCGCTGCCGTCCGAGCCCGGACGCTCGGTCGAGAACACGCCGGGTTTCGGATGCGTCGACGCCCTCGCCTTGTCCAGCCAGCTCTGCGCCGCCTTCAGGTCGCCCTGCTTGAGCGCCAGGAACGACATGCCGTACATCGCGGCGGTCTGCTGCTGGGTGTTCTGGTCGTTCAATTGCGTCTTGAACGCGGCCCGGGTTTCCTCGAGGGCGGCCTGGCTGGTGTCCTGCAGCACGCGTGCGCGTGCGCGCACGAGCTGGAAGTCGATGCTGTCGGTGTGGATCCTGGTCGGCTTGGGCGCCTCGCGGATGCGCGCCTGGATATCGGCGATGCGCTCGCCGGTCAGCGGGTGGCTGGACAGCCAGGCCGGCGCTTCGCCGTAGATGCGCGTCGAGCTCTGCAGGCGCTTGAAGAAGGACACCATGCCGGAGGTGTCGAAGCCGGCGTTGCGCATGGTCTGGAAGCCGACGCGGTCGGCCTCGCGTTCGGCGTCGCGGCTGAAGTTCAGCTGGCGCTGGACGGCCAGGCCCTGCCCGCCCATCATCACGCCCATCGCCGCATCGGCGCCGCCGCCGGCCTTGCCGACCAGCGCCGCCAGGATCAGCGCCGCCAGCGGCAGCAGCGCATCCTGCTTCTGCTGGCCGATCATGCGCGCGATGTGGCGCTGCTGCACGTGGCCGATCTCGTGCGACAGCACCGAGGCCAGTTCGGACTCGTTCTGCGCCGCGATCAGCAGCGCCGAGTGCACCGCGACAAAGCCGCCGGGCAGCGCGAACGCATTGATCATCGGGTCGCGCACGGCGAAGAAGAAGAATTCGACGTTGTCTTCGCCGCGTGCACCCGGGGCATACTGGACCAGCGTGTCGCCGAAATTGTTCAGGTACTCGAGGATGGCCTCGTCGTCGAGGTAGTCATGATCGCGCCGGATGTCGTTCATGATTTCCTCGCCCAGCTTGCGCTCGAGCACGGGCGACAGGTCGGCGCGCGCCGAATCGCCGAGCGTCGGCAGGTTGCCGGTGTCGGAAAAGGTGTGCGGCACCGGGGTGGTCGGCGTGGCCAGGGCGACACCGGTCGCGAGGACGAGGCAGGCCGCCGTGCTCAGGCGGCGCCAGCGCGGCGACCTCGTTGGCGAGGACATGGGCGATTGCATGGGCGACTTGGCTGAAATCGGGTCTGGTTTCACGATGCTATGATACCCCCTTCCTTGGCCCGGCTGCTGCCGGGCCGATACTTTGTTACCTTCGCCCTACAAGAAAAACCCGAGAATAACCGATGAGCACGCCGACCGATCCGACCTCCGCTTCTCCACTCACCCATTTCGACGCCGGCGGCCAGGCGCACATGGTCGACGTCGGCGCCAAGAACGAGACGCACCGCGTCGCCGTTGCCGCCGGGACCATCCGCATGCAGCCGGCCACGCTCGAGCTGGTGAAAACCGGCAGCGCCAAGAAAGGCGACGTGCTCGGCGTGGCGCGCATCGCGGCGATCATGGCCGCCAAGCGCACCGGTGACCTGGTGCCGCTGTGCCATCCGCTGGCGCTGACGCGGGTGGCGGTCGAGTTCGAGATCGACTCGGTTAACAATAGCGTGCATTGCCGCGCCCAGGTCGAAACCTATGGCAAGACCGGGGTGGAGATGGAAGCGCTCACTTCGGTGCAGGTCGGACTGCTGACCGTGTACGACATGTGCAAGGCGGTGGACCGCGGCATGGTCATGACGAACATCCGCGTGCTGGAAAAGCACGGCGGCAAGAGCGGCGACTGGACCGCCACCGAACTCGACGCCTGAGCAGCCGCACCGGCCGGGTCAGCCCGGCCGCGCCATGCCGGCTTTGCTTCGCTGGCGTTGCTTCGCCGGCTTTACCTGGCCGGCTGCAAACCCCGCGTCCAGGCCCGCATCCATGCCTGCCCCATCATCTCGCCCGCCTTCAGGTTGGCGTCCATGAAGCGCCCCACCGCCTGCTGCTGAACCGAGATCGCATTCTTGGCCAGCGCCTGCGCGCACGCGCGCGCGGCCTCCGTGAACGCGCGCATCGTGTGCTCCTGGATGATGCTGGCTGAGCTCAGCATGAAATGGCGGCCGCTGCTTTCAGCGGCGTCCTGGTACAGGCGCGCGATGTCAGGCCAGAGTTCGATATGCGTCGAGTGGGTCATGGCAGTGTCCTCCGATGGGCTGCCATGAAGTGTACCCCTGAGCCGGCGCGCACGCGATGCGCTACGCATGAGCGCGCGCAATCTGCACATGTTTAGCTGTTCTATCGTTCAGTGTCGTCCTGCCGCACACCCTGCACGCGCTGGCGCGCGTACGCGCGAGCGTCGGCGCAGGCGCGCGCCCGGCTGCGCCTGCGCCGTCCACGCCATCCGCATCGTCCATCCCAGGCCGGGCCTTCGCCAAGCCGATGGCCGGCGCCGGCGGCGACTGGGAAGCGTTGTGAGCCTGCCGCCCGTCTTTTCCTCGTGGTAAATTGCTGCCCTTCAGCAGTTGACTCCACGAGGATAGGATGAAATTACGTACACTGGCGTTGGCCGCCTGCCTGGCCACCGGCGCCGCCGCGGCAATCGCCCCCGCCGCCGCCGCACCACGCGGCTTCACGGTCGAAGACCTGGTCACGATGGAACGGGTCAGCACGCCGTCGGTGTCGCCGGACGGCTCGCGCATCGTCTACACGGTGCGCAGCACCGACTTGGCCAAGAACAAGGGCCATACCGACCTCTACCTGGTCGACCTGCGCGCCAGCAACCCCACGCCACAGCGCCTGACGGCCGACGCCGCCAGCAGCACCGATCCGGAATGGTCGGCCGCCGGCGACGCCATCTATTTCCTGTCGGCCCGCTCGGGCTCATCGCAAGTCTGGCGCCTGCCGCTGGATAAGAATGGCGGCGCCGGCGCCCAGCCGCTGCAGGTGACCAACCTGCCGCTCGACGTCGACGCCTTCCGCGTTTCGCCGAAGGACGACCGTATCGCCTTCAGCGTGTCCGTGTTCCGCGACTGCGCCGACCTGGCCTGCACCACGCAGCGCCTGGACGCGCGCGCAAAGGACAAGGCGAGCGGCAAGCTGTACGACCACCTGTTCGTGCGTCACTGGGACACCTGGGCCGACGGCCGCAACGCCGTGCTGTTCTCGGCGCCGTTCGACGCCCAGGGCAAGGTCAGCGCCGCGCCGGTCAGCCTGTCCGGTTCGCTCGACGGCGACGTGCCCTCCAAACCCTTCGGCGACCGCGAGGAATTCCGCTTCAGCCCGGACGGCAAGAGCGTCGTGTTCTCGATCCGTATCGCCGGCAGGACCGAGGCCTGGTCGACCAACTTCGACCTGTACACGGTGGCAGCAAGCGGCGGCCAGGCGCCGCGCAACCTCACGGCCGACAACCCTGCCTGGGACACCAAGGGCGTGTTCTCGCCGGACGGCCGCACGATCGCCTATCTGGCCATGACGCGCCCGGGCTTCGAGGCGGACCGCTACCACATCGTCCTGCTCGACGTGGCCAGCGGCCGGAAGCGCCACGTGGCCGAGAGCTGGGACCGCTCGCCCGGCAATATCCAATGGAGCGCGGATGGCAAATCGCTGATCGCCGACGCCGAGGACATCGGCCAGCACAAGCTGTTCTCAATCGATGTCGCCAGCGGCAAGGTCACGCCGCTGACCGGCCAAGGCGCGATCGGCGGCTACGACCTGCGCGGCAACACCCTCGCCTACACGCAGACCAACCTGGCGTCCGGCGCCCAGCTGTTCGCCACCACGCTGGCCGACGGCAAGACCGTCCAGCTGACGCACCAGAATGCCCAGCAGCTCGCCGACGTGCGCTGGGGCGAGTACGAGCAGTTCTCGTTCAAGGGCGCGAACGGCGACACCGTGCATGGCTACGTGATGAAGCCGTGGAATTATGAGCAGGGCAAGACCTACCCGGTCGCCTTCCTGGTGCACGGCGGCCCGCAGGGCAGCTTCGGCAATGGCTGGAGCTACCGCTGGAATCCGCAGGTGTACGCCGGCGCCGGCTACGCCACCGTGTTCATCGACTTTCATGGTTCGACCGGCTACGGCCAGAAGTTCACCGATGCCATCAGCGGCGACTGGGGCGGCAAGCCGCTCGAGGACTTGAAAAAAGGCCTGGCCGCGGCCACCGCCAAGTACGGCTGGCTCGACCGCTCGCATGCCTGCGCACTCGGCGCGTCCTACGGCGGCTACATGATGAACTGGATCGAAGGCAACTGGTCGGACGGCTTCAAGTGCATCGTCAACCACGACGGCGTGTTCGATACCCG
This genomic stretch from Massilia sp. 9096 harbors:
- a CDS encoding S9 family peptidase, translating into MKLRTLALAACLATGAAAAIAPAAAAPRGFTVEDLVTMERVSTPSVSPDGSRIVYTVRSTDLAKNKGHTDLYLVDLRASNPTPQRLTADAASSTDPEWSAAGDAIYFLSARSGSSQVWRLPLDKNGGAGAQPLQVTNLPLDVDAFRVSPKDDRIAFSVSVFRDCADLACTTQRLDARAKDKASGKLYDHLFVRHWDTWADGRNAVLFSAPFDAQGKVSAAPVSLSGSLDGDVPSKPFGDREEFRFSPDGKSVVFSIRIAGRTEAWSTNFDLYTVAASGGQAPRNLTADNPAWDTKGVFSPDGRTIAYLAMTRPGFEADRYHIVLLDVASGRKRHVAESWDRSPGNIQWSADGKSLIADAEDIGQHKLFSIDVASGKVTPLTGQGAIGGYDLRGNTLAYTQTNLASGAQLFATTLADGKTVQLTHQNAQQLADVRWGEYEQFSFKGANGDTVHGYVMKPWNYEQGKTYPVAFLVHGGPQGSFGNGWSYRWNPQVYAGAGYATVFIDFHGSTGYGQKFTDAISGDWGGKPLEDLKKGLAAATAKYGWLDRSHACALGASYGGYMMNWIEGNWSDGFKCIVNHDGVFDTRGMAYSSEEQWFTDWENGGGPYFAMPDKHEQFNPVRFVNNWKTPMLVVQGDMDFRIPTTQGLSTFTALQRKGIESKLLVFPDENHWVLKPANSVLWHHTVMNWLDAHLKQ
- a CDS encoding zinc-finger domain-containing protein; the encoded protein is MNEKTIPVVELQAKDLPAYCPNPAMPLWSSHPRVFLDFDHDGHAKCPYCGTQYKLAPGVGLGHH
- the moaC gene encoding cyclic pyranopterin monophosphate synthase MoaC, which encodes MSTPTDPTSASPLTHFDAGGQAHMVDVGAKNETHRVAVAAGTIRMQPATLELVKTGSAKKGDVLGVARIAAIMAAKRTGDLVPLCHPLALTRVAVEFEIDSVNNSVHCRAQVETYGKTGVEMEALTSVQVGLLTVYDMCKAVDRGMVMTNIRVLEKHGGKSGDWTATELDA
- a CDS encoding DUF2946 family protein, which codes for MDDIVKQAMTKWPNVPHCYGWLALDARGVWRMRDEAAQQADAPGDKLNNTALVGFINRNYLADERGCWYFQNGPQRVFMNLEATPFIARTDPAQGLVLHTGEALGSLEQAWLLDSGALLVRAGARVAQLDDRDVAQLLRFIELDDQPVRDEALMAWLGGGAGRLVLRWQEHAIEIERLVADEAPRRFGFVRRPDRLAQPQAGQ
- a CDS encoding YheT family hydrolase translates to MAAASAACRDIVEYKAPLWLPGGHLQTIYPATCIAKPPVAFRRERWDTPCGFDFIDVDFADAGVPASVSTSEAAPFVLLFHGLEGSSDSHYARSLMAAVHARGWHGAIPHFRGCSGEANRAPRFYHSGDSEELDWIIRRLRTRYTGPFYVAGVSLGGNALLRWLGEQQHGADIVDAAVAVSAPLDLAASGAALSSGLNRVYTRMFLQTLKPKALAKLEHFPGLFDRARLLAAKDLYAFDNVVTAPLHGFRDTDDYWHRASAKHVLNDITVPTLVLNARNDPFLPGRHLPSSAAPAVTLEYPASGGHVGFPTAPFPGRIDWLAQRILHFFDTAAGKAPDPVPTCAPVATQVCQA
- a CDS encoding M48 family metalloprotease: MSSPTRSPRWRRLSTAACLVLATGVALATPTTPVPHTFSDTGNLPTLGDSARADLSPVLERKLGEEIMNDIRRDHDYLDDEAILEYLNNFGDTLVQYAPGARGEDNVEFFFFAVRDPMINAFALPGGFVAVHSALLIAAQNESELASVLSHEIGHVQQRHIARMIGQQKQDALLPLAALILAALVGKAGGGADAAMGVMMGGQGLAVQRQLNFSRDAEREADRVGFQTMRNAGFDTSGMVSFFKRLQSSTRIYGEAPAWLSSHPLTGERIADIQARIREAPKPTRIHTDSIDFQLVRARARVLQDTSQAALEETRAAFKTQLNDQNTQQQTAAMYGMSFLALKQGDLKAAQSWLDKARASTHPKPGVFSTERPGSDGSAMFASLDIEIKLAPGQPPDVVHQAVAEAEQTRQKFPLSRMAARQYATALIADGKLDQAAQFLRDQVQQYRAEPKLYDQLAKTYSAQGKIALQHMALAESYVLSGALPAAVDQLNLARKAKDVSFYDQAVIDARERELQQRQKDEKKEKKERGDDFANGGGTRFKVEASGGSGPSDGAAAPGATGSSKRRSLDQDFDPTGSFNHRLPGQPFDPWRGQ